The following proteins come from a genomic window of Corallococcus sp. NCRR:
- the tssK gene encoding type VI secretion system baseplate subunit TssK: protein MTPDTLARVLWQEGQTLLPEHFRAQEESLSTEARRYAGFAGLPVVGVSGLRFNDVLLAKGSVALEELTAVLPGGHLVEVPGNAEVTPLSLEETGRTRVTVYLHLLGVLEPREDLAPAGGETPSVVRAGRRLCLSLEPVVDDTVSSLSLAVFTRNADGPWRLSSTHLPPLLSVGPHPFLEPLFEQLDGLLQQAQGQLRTSLREGLVRGDRLASARRALCEVRSLQVLRQDMRHGLLPPPYPLVQALRRLYFETCCYLEAEPDDDLPAYEHEAPGPGIARWMELLTRGFRPQASPMSYRAFDFQDGHFRLTPLPKETPPPDDFYLLVRRQERDRPRSMEGVKLASPLRLPAVRRQALKGVPYRHVAFPSFPHAFDADIDWYQLTPQSEEWQSATREDGLTFFATPALEGAQVLLYWRRA from the coding sequence ATGACCCCAGACACACTCGCGCGAGTCCTGTGGCAGGAGGGGCAGACCCTGCTGCCCGAACACTTCCGGGCCCAGGAGGAATCCCTCTCCACGGAGGCCCGGCGCTACGCGGGATTCGCGGGCCTGCCGGTGGTGGGCGTGAGCGGCTTGCGTTTCAACGATGTATTGCTCGCCAAGGGCTCGGTGGCGCTGGAGGAATTGACCGCGGTGTTACCGGGTGGCCACCTGGTGGAGGTGCCGGGTAACGCGGAGGTGACACCGCTGTCACTCGAGGAGACAGGGCGCACGCGGGTGACGGTGTATCTGCACCTGTTGGGGGTGCTGGAGCCCCGCGAGGACCTGGCGCCCGCGGGCGGTGAGACGCCCAGCGTGGTGCGCGCGGGACGGCGGCTGTGTCTGTCCCTGGAGCCGGTCGTGGATGACACGGTGAGCAGCCTGTCGCTGGCTGTCTTCACCCGGAACGCGGACGGCCCCTGGCGGCTGTCCTCCACGCACCTGCCGCCGCTCTTGAGCGTGGGGCCCCACCCGTTCCTCGAGCCCCTGTTCGAGCAGCTGGACGGGCTGCTCCAGCAGGCGCAGGGGCAGCTGCGCACGTCGCTGCGCGAAGGCCTGGTGCGGGGTGACCGGCTGGCCAGCGCGCGGCGGGCGCTGTGCGAGGTGCGCAGCCTCCAGGTGCTGCGCCAGGACATGCGCCACGGCCTGCTGCCGCCGCCCTACCCGCTGGTGCAGGCGCTGCGGCGGCTGTACTTCGAGACGTGCTGCTACCTGGAGGCGGAGCCGGACGACGACCTGCCCGCGTACGAGCACGAAGCGCCGGGCCCGGGGATCGCGCGGTGGATGGAGCTGCTCACGCGCGGGTTCCGCCCGCAGGCCAGCCCCATGTCCTACCGCGCCTTCGACTTCCAGGACGGGCACTTCAGGCTGACGCCGCTGCCCAAGGAGACGCCGCCGCCGGACGACTTCTACCTGCTGGTGCGCCGGCAGGAGCGCGACCGGCCCCGCTCCATGGAGGGCGTGAAGCTGGCCAGTCCCCTGCGGCTGCCGGCGGTGCGGCGCCAGGCCTTGAAGGGCGTGCCGTACCGGCACGTGGCCTTCCCCTCGTTCCCCCACGCCTTCGACGCGGACATCGACTGGTACCAGCTGACGCCCCAGAGCGAGGAATGGCAGTCCGCGACGCGCGAGGACGGGCTCACGTTCTTCGCCACGCCCGCGCTCGAAGGGGCGCAGGTGCTCCTCTACTGGCGCAGGGCCTGA
- the tssB gene encoding type VI secretion system contractile sheath small subunit, producing MAITDEIPRSRITLTYRTQVNGTRADKALPFRLLVMGDFSKGTSVDRKKDLDQREIRNLDGKNLNQVIQNMGMTLNFSVPNRVDKKDPVDGSAPAPLQVSLKLDSMKSFSPVDVARQVPKINALLTLRKLLLELQGNLDNRKEFRQLVRQLAQNPEAVQKLKTELAAFKSMSLPKLAATNPQPPTT from the coding sequence ATGGCCATCACCGACGAAATTCCCAGATCACGCATCACGCTGACCTACCGCACCCAGGTGAATGGCACCCGGGCGGACAAGGCGCTTCCGTTCCGGCTGCTGGTGATGGGGGACTTCTCCAAGGGCACCTCCGTGGACCGCAAGAAGGACCTGGATCAGCGGGAGATCCGCAACCTGGATGGCAAGAACCTGAACCAGGTCATCCAGAACATGGGCATGACGCTGAACTTCAGCGTGCCCAACCGCGTGGACAAGAAGGACCCGGTGGATGGCTCGGCGCCGGCGCCGCTGCAGGTGAGCCTCAAGCTGGACTCGATGAAGTCCTTCAGCCCGGTGGACGTGGCCCGTCAGGTGCCGAAGATCAACGCGCTGCTCACGCTGCGCAAGCTGCTCCTGGAGCTGCAGGGCAACCTGGACAACCGCAAGGAGTTCCGCCAGCTGGTGCGCCAGCTCGCGCAGAACCCGGAGGCCGTCCAGAAGCTGAAGACGGAGCTGGCCGCGTTCAAGTCGATGAGCCTGCCGAAGCTGGCCGCGACGAACCCGCAGCCGCCCACGACGTGA
- the tssC gene encoding type VI secretion system contractile sheath large subunit has product MPTTPASSPTATTAVADVPLDLPLFLNSVRLGSVPAARDASAQTDLLVIPDDATPEERFVSSLAAMVHNMDTEEGRFDKQTVQELVGTIDALVSDQLNAVLHAPEFQEVEAQWTALNDLVRNTNFKANIELSLLDVSKEEAYSDLETNAADVAGSEFFKKLYVAEYDQYGGAPYGALVGLFEFANTPQDMLWLKTMGKIAAASHAPFVASVSPRFFGCDTMKEVSQLRDVSSLLDSPKYSAWNALRDTDEAAYVGLTLPRYIVRPPYNPETYPAPGMNFTEAVKGDKEEEYLWGNAAMLFARNLVRSFAGSGWCQHIRGPKGGGLVAGLPVHLTHLRGEEEMKLPVEMSIPDFRELELANGGFIPLIHKKGSAEAVFFSVQSLKKPKVFEDAKDSENSQLVTNLAYTYSISRIAHYVKAIMRENIGSTANAAYMQQQLDRWISRYVTTLVNPDDLTLRYYPFKAYNLTVAEVPGKVGWYHCNLSVLPHIQFEGMNVDLRVDARLG; this is encoded by the coding sequence ATGCCCACCACTCCTGCGTCTTCCCCCACCGCGACGACCGCCGTGGCCGATGTGCCCCTGGACCTTCCGCTGTTCCTCAACAGCGTGCGCCTGGGCTCCGTGCCCGCCGCGCGCGACGCCTCCGCCCAGACCGACCTGCTGGTCATCCCCGACGACGCCACCCCCGAGGAGCGCTTCGTCTCCAGCCTGGCGGCCATGGTCCACAACATGGACACGGAGGAGGGCCGCTTCGACAAGCAGACGGTGCAGGAGCTCGTGGGCACCATCGACGCGCTGGTGTCGGATCAGCTCAACGCCGTGCTCCACGCGCCGGAGTTCCAGGAGGTGGAGGCGCAGTGGACCGCGCTCAACGACCTGGTGCGCAACACCAACTTCAAGGCCAACATCGAGCTGAGCCTGCTGGATGTCTCCAAGGAGGAGGCCTACAGCGACCTGGAGACGAACGCGGCGGACGTCGCCGGTTCGGAGTTCTTCAAGAAGCTGTACGTGGCCGAGTACGACCAGTACGGCGGCGCCCCCTACGGCGCGCTGGTGGGCCTGTTCGAGTTCGCCAACACGCCGCAGGACATGCTGTGGCTCAAGACGATGGGGAAGATCGCCGCGGCCAGCCACGCGCCGTTCGTGGCGTCCGTGTCCCCGCGCTTCTTCGGCTGCGACACCATGAAGGAGGTGTCCCAACTGCGTGACGTGTCCAGCCTGCTGGACTCGCCCAAGTACTCCGCCTGGAACGCGCTGCGTGACACGGACGAGGCCGCGTACGTGGGCCTCACGCTGCCGCGCTACATCGTCCGGCCGCCCTACAACCCGGAGACCTACCCGGCCCCGGGCATGAACTTCACGGAGGCGGTGAAGGGCGACAAGGAGGAGGAGTACCTCTGGGGCAACGCGGCCATGCTGTTCGCGCGCAACCTGGTGCGCTCGTTCGCGGGGAGCGGCTGGTGCCAGCACATCCGCGGCCCCAAGGGCGGCGGCCTGGTGGCGGGCCTGCCCGTGCACCTGACGCACCTGCGCGGCGAGGAGGAGATGAAGCTGCCCGTGGAGATGTCCATCCCGGACTTCCGCGAGCTGGAGCTGGCCAACGGCGGCTTCATCCCGCTCATCCACAAGAAGGGCAGCGCGGAGGCCGTCTTCTTCAGCGTCCAGTCCCTCAAGAAGCCCAAGGTGTTCGAGGACGCCAAGGACTCGGAGAACTCGCAGCTGGTGACGAACCTGGCCTACACGTACTCCATCAGCCGCATCGCGCACTACGTGAAGGCCATCATGCGCGAGAACATCGGCAGCACGGCCAACGCGGCGTACATGCAGCAGCAGTTGGACCGGTGGATCTCCCGGTACGTCACCACGCTGGTGAACCCGGATGACCTGACGCTGCGCTACTACCCCTTCAAGGCCTACAACCTCACCGTGGCGGAAGTGCCCGGCAAGGTGGGCTGGTACCACTGCAACCTCTCCGTCCTCCCGCACATCCAGTTCGAAGGCATGAACGTGGACCTTCGCGTGGATGCGCGGCTCGGCTGA
- a CDS encoding type VI secretion system protein IglI family protein — MRDLSLCLRPVEGGTLERLESHDPRFLTVADLVQREAYAEAADAIEALDAEGVYEVRLSANYLFVALREDGLARLPEVMEVLASLARAAAEEAAQGEGKDKSKSAVLLNKALTWLFQTLLSALKYHHGKRDAGWEAWTKGFTDAKRKDALRGIQALQGALEGPAFRNGAQGLSGLGLWLKETTQERAAAPAPAPEPAKPAAPAKGRGAKASAAAAATPPSPFPRTTGPLQLRGSVHLLELCDKLKAFEVLVERGDFQKAAMVSDDVLRTLEEFDPRRYLPELFSSFGALLNRHVGDIQEHWERKETMEWRTLAQFYQVDLGAFVGPGE, encoded by the coding sequence ATGAGAGACCTGAGCCTGTGCCTGCGCCCCGTGGAGGGCGGAACGCTGGAGCGCCTGGAGTCGCATGACCCGCGCTTCCTCACGGTGGCGGACCTGGTGCAGCGGGAGGCCTACGCGGAGGCCGCGGACGCCATCGAGGCCCTGGACGCGGAGGGGGTCTACGAGGTCCGGCTTTCGGCGAACTACCTCTTCGTGGCGCTGCGCGAGGACGGACTCGCGCGCCTGCCGGAGGTGATGGAGGTGCTGGCGTCGCTCGCGCGCGCGGCGGCGGAGGAGGCCGCGCAAGGCGAGGGGAAGGACAAGTCCAAGTCCGCGGTGCTGCTCAACAAGGCGCTGACGTGGCTGTTCCAGACGCTGCTGAGCGCGCTGAAGTATCACCACGGCAAGAGGGACGCGGGCTGGGAGGCGTGGACGAAGGGCTTCACGGACGCCAAGCGCAAGGACGCCCTGCGCGGCATCCAGGCCCTGCAGGGCGCGCTGGAAGGCCCCGCGTTCCGCAACGGAGCCCAGGGCCTGTCGGGGCTGGGGCTGTGGCTGAAGGAGACGACGCAGGAGCGCGCGGCGGCTCCCGCGCCGGCCCCGGAGCCCGCGAAGCCCGCCGCCCCCGCGAAGGGACGGGGCGCGAAGGCCTCCGCGGCGGCCGCGGCCACGCCGCCCTCGCCGTTCCCCCGCACGACGGGGCCGCTGCAGCTGCGCGGGTCGGTGCACCTGCTGGAGCTGTGCGACAAGCTCAAGGCCTTCGAGGTGCTGGTGGAGCGCGGCGACTTCCAGAAGGCCGCGATGGTGAGCGACGACGTGCTCCGGACGCTGGAGGAGTTCGACCCGCGCCGCTACCTGCCGGAGCTGTTCTCGTCGTTCGGCGCGCTGCTCAACCGCCACGTGGGGGACATCCAGGAGCACTGGGAGCGCAAGGAGACCATGGAGTGGCGCACCCTGGCGCAGTTCTACCAGGTGGACCTGGGCGCCTTCGTGGGGCCGGGCGAGTGA
- a CDS encoding GPW/gp25 family protein yields the protein MGFLHRKFLGVVETPREAVLRNLGHLFQAKRGAASVLPGFGLTETGFRSDAERVAGLGAEIRETLSRYEPRVEVVSIDEAPASAGGAPGLVVRLLLRDSHEPMDLLLDPGSRRLRERPPEEDAGEDDP from the coding sequence GTGGGCTTTCTGCACCGGAAGTTCCTGGGGGTGGTGGAGACGCCGCGTGAGGCCGTGCTGCGCAACCTGGGCCACCTGTTCCAGGCCAAGCGGGGCGCGGCCTCCGTGCTGCCCGGCTTCGGGCTGACGGAGACGGGGTTCCGCTCGGACGCGGAGCGCGTGGCGGGCCTGGGCGCGGAGATCCGCGAGACGCTGTCGCGCTACGAGCCGCGCGTGGAGGTGGTGTCCATTGACGAGGCGCCCGCCTCGGCCGGCGGCGCGCCCGGCCTGGTGGTGCGCCTGCTGTTGCGTGACTCCCACGAGCCCATGGACCTGCTGCTGGACCCGGGCTCGCGCCGCCTGCGCGAACGGCCTCCGGAAGAGGACGCGGGGGAGGACGACCCATGA
- a CDS encoding type VI secretion system baseplate subunit TssF yields the protein MRMDEALYASFLEELQALEKFRLGYTALHPSAPLDGEDADVRRLTEAMALFTARTRRAGQRALERSTLRLFQQHFAYLLHPIPAMAMFRAEPDARFVDAAELPRGTPFLLNPGPGGGPTGPLSLRTLSPVRLLPVRLTQARLERQGEDGALLRLVFEGGFPRNDSPGEVRLHINHLNDFRASLAVFFQLKSSVRSATVSFDDGAAEHEVKPFDAHSGPVRFGAPRPVPADGEPSEHPLQRLRQLLHFPQQELFLEARVPPAPRNWQGFTLTLRMAGRWPSELVVGPDSFVPHAVAVVNLQRAMAAPVEHDGTKERHAVQHPDSSMGFRLNTATGVYQLTPKGMVPLRPGAISGGAETYELDHEGQGLARTSWLALDMPDAFLKPVRLGVDGLWHQPLPPRFDARGYRPVLADRFLEGVPWSLVGAVAPGGDNPVEHGQQALLQLLALRTQRFLGREDLLFLLDVLGVRTQRHFRDLLPSLTEVSVKSKPFARSAAGFKYVYQLGFGPMDASLLPLVDLLCGRLVELFAIWSAEDVVELEVRLPQREAPLRYVPLP from the coding sequence ATGCGGATGGATGAAGCGCTCTACGCGTCGTTCCTGGAGGAGCTCCAGGCGCTGGAGAAGTTCCGCCTGGGCTACACGGCCCTGCACCCCTCCGCGCCGCTGGATGGCGAGGACGCGGACGTGCGGCGGCTCACGGAGGCCATGGCCCTGTTCACCGCGCGCACGCGCCGGGCGGGGCAGCGCGCGTTGGAGCGCAGCACGCTGCGGCTGTTCCAGCAGCACTTCGCCTACCTGCTCCATCCCATCCCGGCCATGGCCATGTTCCGCGCGGAGCCGGACGCGCGCTTCGTGGACGCCGCGGAGCTGCCCCGGGGCACGCCCTTCCTCCTCAACCCGGGCCCGGGCGGCGGTCCCACCGGGCCGCTCTCCCTGCGCACGCTGTCCCCGGTGCGGCTGTTGCCCGTGCGGCTCACCCAGGCGCGGCTGGAGCGCCAGGGCGAGGACGGCGCGCTCCTGCGGCTCGTCTTCGAGGGCGGCTTTCCGCGCAACGACTCGCCGGGCGAGGTGCGGCTGCACATCAACCACCTCAACGACTTCCGGGCGTCCCTGGCGGTGTTCTTCCAGCTGAAGAGCTCCGTGCGCTCCGCCACCGTGAGCTTCGACGATGGGGCGGCGGAGCACGAGGTGAAGCCCTTCGACGCGCACTCGGGCCCGGTGCGCTTTGGCGCGCCCCGGCCGGTGCCCGCGGATGGTGAGCCGTCCGAGCACCCGTTGCAGCGGCTGCGGCAGTTGCTGCACTTCCCGCAGCAGGAGCTGTTCCTGGAGGCCCGCGTCCCGCCGGCCCCCCGCAACTGGCAGGGCTTCACCCTGACCTTGCGCATGGCGGGCCGCTGGCCGTCGGAGCTGGTGGTGGGGCCGGACTCGTTCGTGCCGCACGCGGTGGCGGTGGTGAACCTGCAGCGCGCCATGGCCGCGCCCGTGGAGCACGACGGCACGAAGGAGCGGCACGCGGTGCAGCACCCGGATTCGTCCATGGGCTTCCGGCTGAACACGGCCACGGGCGTGTACCAGTTGACCCCGAAGGGCATGGTGCCCCTGCGCCCGGGCGCCATCTCTGGAGGCGCGGAGACGTACGAGCTGGATCACGAGGGCCAGGGCCTGGCGCGCACGTCGTGGCTGGCGCTGGACATGCCGGACGCGTTCCTCAAGCCGGTGCGGCTGGGCGTGGACGGCCTGTGGCACCAGCCGCTGCCGCCGCGCTTCGATGCGCGGGGCTACCGGCCGGTGCTGGCGGACCGCTTCCTGGAAGGCGTGCCGTGGAGCCTGGTGGGCGCGGTGGCGCCCGGCGGGGACAACCCGGTGGAGCACGGGCAGCAGGCGCTGTTGCAGCTGCTGGCGCTGCGCACGCAGCGGTTCCTGGGGCGCGAGGACCTGCTGTTCCTCCTGGACGTGCTGGGCGTGCGGACGCAGCGGCACTTCCGGGACCTGCTGCCGTCGCTCACGGAGGTGTCCGTGAAGTCCAAGCCCTTCGCGCGGAGCGCCGCGGGCTTCAAGTACGTGTACCAGCTGGGCTTCGGGCCCATGGACGCGTCGCTGCTGCCGCTGGTGGACCTGCTGTGCGGCCGGCTGGTGGAGCTGTTCGCCATCTGGAGCGCGGAGGACGTGGTGGAGCTGGAGGTGCGCCTGCCCCAGCGCGAGGCGCCCCTGCGCTACGTGCCCCTGCCGTGA
- a CDS encoding DUF4280 domain-containing protein: MGIQVVSGAMLQCSFGVAPSSLVVPPVNQVNATAPAATIMDNIPGMNVPPFGMCQSLANPTVAAATAAAMGALTPMPCMPVLPAPWTPGSPTVLIKGKPALTDKSMCTCAYGGMIKINVPGQTTMQVK; encoded by the coding sequence ATGGGAATCCAGGTCGTGTCCGGCGCCATGCTCCAGTGCAGCTTCGGCGTGGCGCCCTCCTCGCTGGTGGTGCCGCCCGTCAACCAGGTGAACGCCACCGCGCCAGCGGCCACCATCATGGACAACATCCCGGGCATGAACGTGCCGCCCTTCGGCATGTGCCAGTCCCTGGCCAACCCCACCGTGGCCGCCGCCACCGCCGCCGCGATGGGGGCGCTCACCCCCATGCCGTGCATGCCCGTGCTCCCCGCGCCGTGGACGCCGGGCTCGCCCACGGTGCTGATCAAAGGCAAGCCCGCGCTCACCGACAAGTCCATGTGCACCTGCGCCTATGGCGGGATGATCAAGATCAACGTGCCCGGCCAGACGACGATGCAGGTGAAGTGA
- a CDS encoding AMP-binding protein yields the protein MTFEPRVVLAAFDGTQPPPESVPAWLAKSWEDPDGFAAAMAPVHAGRGTPFKSRTGQHHDFFHDLVSRHATSDRIALRAYSRTQGWRTLSYRQLQEQAARRATGWAALGVKPGAKLCLMLPPGPELMVSLCAALGLGACVSLLPPGARAFVARRLDALAPQHIAAEPHQAPLLGKHAARLLPLQTQVPPALASYTYKPAELVGLLFSPLANPSDVPVPLTAGDAWRSALVDGLLTFGLNPGDHLAAPGFHLLQHLPALYFTTLLRGATYLHVEPADLEVSPALLTEHPVRALGLTPAMRDLVARARLPLKNVGLWFRDPQAPFDFQAWRDALKATGLASVPGGNVCVDPAWGGAVLCSHRRVAADVHTDIAPAPGRAWALRDFTDSGQDAPGDTGLFTPLPDAGRPPAHVVLTRVRGQYHHFGGREPRREGRVFLFAEVSDALREPPGPRLDAVGLAVPVSGMAGAYRGVLLVFTGDLPPGVEVSEADVRRRIEQALGADALPDRIERFALHARRQDGQQDGPVDEEWCRAQYLTGSLKLKSGDPLFQALTSLRARVESR from the coding sequence ATGACCTTCGAGCCACGCGTCGTGCTCGCCGCGTTCGACGGCACCCAGCCGCCTCCGGAGAGCGTGCCGGCGTGGCTCGCGAAGAGCTGGGAGGATCCGGACGGCTTCGCCGCCGCGATGGCGCCCGTCCACGCTGGACGCGGCACGCCCTTCAAGAGCCGCACCGGCCAGCACCACGACTTCTTCCACGACCTGGTGTCCCGCCACGCCACCTCGGACCGCATCGCACTGCGCGCGTACTCGCGGACGCAGGGCTGGCGCACGCTGAGCTACCGCCAGCTCCAGGAGCAGGCCGCGCGGCGGGCCACCGGCTGGGCGGCGCTGGGGGTGAAGCCGGGCGCGAAGCTGTGCCTGATGCTGCCGCCGGGCCCGGAGCTGATGGTGTCGCTGTGCGCCGCGCTGGGCCTGGGTGCGTGCGTGAGCCTCCTGCCGCCCGGGGCCCGCGCCTTCGTGGCGCGCCGGCTGGACGCGCTCGCGCCCCAGCACATCGCCGCGGAGCCGCACCAGGCGCCGCTCCTGGGCAAGCACGCCGCGCGGCTCTTGCCGCTGCAGACGCAGGTGCCGCCCGCGCTCGCGTCGTACACGTACAAGCCCGCGGAGCTGGTGGGCCTGCTCTTCTCGCCGCTGGCCAACCCCAGCGACGTGCCCGTGCCGCTCACCGCCGGGGACGCGTGGCGGAGCGCGCTGGTGGACGGGCTCTTGACCTTCGGCCTGAACCCAGGGGACCACCTGGCGGCGCCGGGCTTCCATCTGCTCCAGCACCTGCCGGCGCTGTACTTCACCACGCTCCTGCGCGGCGCGACGTACCTGCACGTGGAGCCCGCGGACCTGGAGGTCTCTCCCGCGCTGCTCACGGAGCACCCCGTGCGCGCGCTGGGCCTCACGCCCGCCATGCGCGACCTGGTGGCCCGCGCCCGGCTTCCGCTCAAGAACGTGGGCCTGTGGTTCAGGGATCCGCAGGCGCCCTTCGATTTCCAGGCCTGGCGCGACGCGCTCAAGGCCACCGGGCTGGCCAGCGTGCCCGGCGGCAACGTGTGCGTGGACCCGGCGTGGGGCGGCGCGGTGCTGTGCTCGCACCGGCGCGTGGCGGCGGACGTGCACACGGACATCGCCCCCGCGCCCGGACGCGCCTGGGCGCTGCGCGACTTCACCGACAGCGGGCAGGACGCCCCGGGAGACACGGGGCTCTTCACCCCGCTGCCCGACGCCGGACGGCCGCCCGCGCACGTCGTCCTGACGCGGGTGCGCGGCCAGTACCACCACTTCGGCGGGCGCGAGCCCCGGCGCGAGGGCCGGGTGTTCCTCTTCGCGGAGGTCTCGGACGCCCTGCGTGAGCCTCCTGGCCCCCGGCTGGACGCGGTGGGGCTGGCCGTGCCGGTGAGCGGCATGGCGGGCGCGTACCGCGGCGTGTTGCTCGTCTTCACCGGCGACCTGCCCCCGGGTGTGGAGGTCAGCGAGGCGGACGTGCGCCGCCGCATCGAGCAGGCCCTGGGCGCGGACGCGCTGCCGGACCGCATCGAGCGCTTCGCGCTCCACGCGCGTCGCCAGGACGGTCAGCAGGACGGGCCGGTGGATGAAGAGTGGTGCCGCGCGCAGTACCTCACGGGTTCCCTGAAGCTGAAGTCGGGAGACCCCTTGTTCCAGGCGCTCACGTCGCTGCGCGCCCGGGTGGAGTCACGCTGA
- a CDS encoding PAS domain-containing sensor histidine kinase → MESPGASFDPDTIDTLSDAHSRLLLETLVASTPVGLAVVDMEQRFVQVNDALAAMNGLPRAAHLGRKVQDIVPEMWPTLRPQYQRILEGGSAQTVEVVGATSKEVGVERHFLVSYYPVRTNAGVLLGIGVIVAEVTEQRRAHDALQASEQRYRSLVEAMAQPVWSTNARGEVVEPAPRWMAFTGQTQAEHLGLGWLSAIHPDDRKRVVRGWVESLRTKTSYRGEFRLRFHAGGYRDVVGRAVPVFGNKGAIREWVSTAEDITERKQAEAQAENERARLRSVLTSAPASIAILSGERQVFTLVNPLYKVLSGGADLMGTSIRDAVNERGVEYSRLLEKAYHQGESFIEKEVPVVADFQGDGVPSTRRFDVAYQPLRDVQGQVDSVLSFAVDVTERVEARRKLEESAASLRNQQQWLEAMLDRTPVAIILVEPRTGRIIFANQMARQMAGGEFPGGLREENYTGGEHRFTDEAGRELAMEEIPGIRALRGNPVHGEPVVWHTPTGQYSLLVEAGTLPAQHGHPEAVLLALQDVTELRKTQAQLQHAVSLRDEFLTVASHELKTPLTPLQLKLQSLVKDAQTEQTLESLRERVVKTAETISGQIRKMTTLINDLLEVTQLTGPSAPLQLEDVDLTDVVRDTVERFQSQAAKAGCELIIRATPGVIGRWDRHRLEQVVSSLLSNALKYGTGHPVTIRVEQARGRARLSVRDEGIGIAPGSLQAIFEKFTRAVSTRHYGGLGLGLFITRQIVEAHHGTLRVESQPGHGATFIVELPSP, encoded by the coding sequence GTGGAGAGCCCCGGCGCAAGCTTCGACCCGGATACCATCGATACCCTCTCCGACGCGCACTCCCGGCTGCTCCTCGAGACGCTGGTGGCGAGCACGCCAGTGGGGCTCGCGGTGGTGGACATGGAGCAGCGCTTCGTCCAGGTGAACGACGCGCTCGCCGCCATGAACGGCCTCCCGCGCGCCGCGCACCTGGGGCGCAAGGTGCAGGACATCGTCCCGGAGATGTGGCCCACCCTGCGTCCCCAGTACCAACGCATCCTGGAGGGCGGGAGCGCGCAGACGGTGGAGGTGGTGGGCGCCACCTCCAAGGAGGTGGGCGTGGAGCGCCACTTCCTCGTCAGCTACTACCCGGTGCGCACCAACGCCGGGGTGCTCCTGGGCATCGGCGTCATCGTGGCGGAGGTCACCGAACAGCGCAGGGCCCATGACGCGCTCCAGGCCAGCGAGCAGCGCTACCGCTCCCTGGTGGAGGCCATGGCGCAGCCGGTGTGGTCCACCAACGCCCGGGGCGAGGTGGTGGAGCCCGCGCCGCGCTGGATGGCCTTCACGGGCCAGACGCAGGCGGAGCACCTGGGCCTGGGCTGGCTCTCCGCCATCCACCCGGACGACCGAAAGCGCGTGGTGCGCGGCTGGGTGGAGTCCCTGCGCACGAAGACGTCCTACCGGGGCGAGTTCCGCCTGCGCTTCCACGCGGGAGGCTACCGGGACGTCGTGGGCCGGGCCGTGCCTGTGTTCGGGAACAAGGGCGCCATCCGGGAGTGGGTGTCCACGGCGGAGGACATCACCGAGCGCAAGCAGGCGGAGGCCCAGGCGGAGAACGAACGCGCGCGGCTGCGCTCCGTGCTCACGAGCGCCCCCGCGTCCATCGCCATCCTCTCCGGCGAGCGGCAGGTCTTCACGCTGGTGAACCCCCTCTACAAGGTGCTGTCGGGAGGCGCGGACCTGATGGGCACCTCCATCCGGGATGCCGTGAACGAACGGGGCGTCGAATACTCGCGGCTCCTAGAGAAGGCCTATCACCAGGGAGAGTCGTTCATCGAGAAGGAGGTCCCGGTCGTCGCCGACTTCCAGGGCGACGGGGTCCCGTCGACACGGCGGTTCGACGTGGCGTACCAGCCGCTGCGGGACGTGCAGGGCCAGGTGGACTCCGTGCTGTCGTTCGCCGTGGACGTGACGGAGCGGGTGGAGGCCCGCAGGAAGCTGGAGGAGTCCGCCGCGTCGCTGAGGAACCAGCAGCAGTGGCTGGAGGCGATGCTGGACCGGACGCCCGTGGCGATCATCCTGGTGGAGCCCCGGACCGGCCGCATCATCTTCGCGAACCAGATGGCCCGGCAGATGGCCGGCGGCGAGTTTCCCGGGGGCCTGCGGGAGGAGAACTACACGGGAGGCGAGCACCGCTTCACGGACGAAGCGGGCCGGGAGCTGGCCATGGAGGAGATCCCCGGCATCCGCGCGCTGAGGGGCAATCCCGTGCACGGGGAGCCGGTCGTCTGGCACACGCCCACGGGGCAGTACTCCCTGCTGGTGGAGGCGGGCACCCTCCCCGCCCAGCACGGTCATCCGGAGGCGGTCCTCCTGGCGCTCCAGGACGTCACCGAGCTGCGCAAGACACAGGCCCAGCTCCAGCACGCCGTGTCGCTCCGGGACGAATTCCTGACGGTGGCGTCACATGAATTGAAGACGCCGCTGACGCCCTTGCAGCTCAAGCTCCAATCCCTGGTCAAGGACGCACAGACGGAACAGACGCTGGAGTCGCTGCGGGAGCGCGTGGTGAAGACCGCGGAGACCATCTCCGGGCAGATCCGCAAGATGACCACGCTCATCAACGATCTGCTGGAGGTGACACAACTCACCGGCCCCTCCGCGCCGCTGCAACTGGAGGACGTGGACCTGACGGACGTGGTGCGCGACACGGTGGAGCGCTTCCAATCCCAGGCGGCGAAGGCGGGCTGCGAGCTCATCATCCGCGCGACACCGGGTGTCATCGGCCGCTGGGACCGCCACCGGCTGGAACAGGTCGTGAGCAGCCTCTTGTCCAACGCGTTGAAGTACGGCACGGGGCACCCGGTGACGATTCGCGTGGAGCAGGCCCGCGGCCGGGCGAGGCTGAGCGTGAGGGATGAAGGCATTGGCATCGCGCCGGGGAGCCTCCAGGCCATCTTCGAGAAGTTCACCCGCGCCGTGTCGACACGGCACTACGGCGGTCTGGGATTGGGCCTCTTCATCACCAGACAGATTGTCGAAGCCCACCACGGCACCTTGCGCGTGGAGAGCCAGCCGGGCCACGGCGCGACGTTCATCGTGGAGCTGCCGTCCCCCTGA